The nucleotide window TTTACTACACCTTGAATGGCTATGATAAGTTTACTGATACCTATGGGATCAGCAATCTGAATCCCGCCACGGCTACAGAATACCTGAGTTATGAGCCGGGCGATAAGGTAGTGAATTCAACCTTCTATATGCAGTCGATGCTGAACTATAAACGCACGTTTAATGAAAAGCATGGACTGAGTGGCCTGGTGGTATTTATGATGCGCGAGTACCTTAATGCCAATGCTTCAGATCTGCAGCTATCATTACCTTTCAGGAACCTGGGCGTATCAGGCCGCGGTACTTATTCTTACGATAATAAGTATTTTCTCGAATTTAACTTTGGTTATAATGGTTCCGAGAGGTTTCATAAGTCCAAAAGATTCGGGTTCTTCCCTTCGGCCGGTATGGCATGGACCGTTTCCAACGAGAAGTTTTTTGAGCCAATAAAAGACGTGGTAACGAGCCTGCGTTTAAGAGCCACTTATGGTTATGTGGGTAACGATGCGATCGGTTCGCCACAGGATCGTTTCTTTTTTCTTTCCAATGTTAACATGAATGATGCCGCCCGCAGAGCTATTTTCGGAAGAGATCAAACCTGGTCGGCCAATGGTATTTCTTTGAGCCGGTATGCCAATGAAGACATTACCTGGGAAACAGCTGCAAAGCAAAACTACGCGATAGAGTTAGGCTTATTCAATAAGATCAATATCCAGGCTGATTTCTTTTATGAGTACCGGAATAATATTCTCATGACAAGAAGTTATGTACCGGTTACTATGGGACTTTCAGCACCTATACGCGCCAACGTGGGGGAAGCCTCCAGCCAGGGGGTGGATATTTCATTGGATTATAAACATAACTGGAATAGCTGGTGGCTGACCGCAAGAGGTAATTTTACTTATGCTACCAACAAGTATCGCAAATTCGAGGAACCTCAATATACTGAACCGTATCGTTATAAAGTAGGCAACTCTATCAACCAATGGTATGGATACATTGCAGAAAAACTCTTTGTAGATGACTATGAAGCTTACAACTCACCCGCCCAGCCTTTTGGCGAATATCGTGGCGGTGACATTAAATATCTTGATGTAAACAGGGACGGAAGAATATCTGAAGCAGATATCGTTCCGATCGGTAATCCTGTTGTTCCGGAAATTGTTTACGGTTTTGGTTTCTCTTTGGGTTATAAAAGCTTTGATTGCTCGGCTTTCTTCCAGGGCCTGACCAATGAATCTTTCTGGATAGATGTAGCCAAAACCTATCCTTTCGTGGATCAGACGCAGTTGCTCGGCGCTTATGCCAATAGTCATTGGTCGGAGGATAACCAGGATGTGTATGCGCTTTGGCCAAGACTAAGCACCACCATCATTAATAATAATACACAAACCAGTACCTGGTTTATGCGCGACGGTACTTTCCTTCGTTTAAAACAAGCAGAGCTCGGCTATACACTACCCGCTAAACTGCAGAGCAAGATCAAAACTACCAACTTCCGCATATTTGTTAACGGTAGCAATTTGCTCACCTTCAGCAGGTTTAAGCTCTGGGATGTGGAAATGGCCGGTAATGGGCTGGGCTACCCGGTACAGCGTGTATTTAATATCGGACTTAACGTGAATTTTTAGAAGCATCAATAAAGGAAATTGTTATGAGAAATAAAAGATCTATCCATCATATTTTCAGATTAGCAGTATTGCTGATCCTGGTTTCAGGGTGTAAAAAATACCTCGATGTGGTGCCGGATAATATAGCTACTCTTGATAATGCATTTACTGTAAGAACGCAGGCGCAAAAGTTCCTGGCAACCTGTTATTCTTATATGCCCCGTAACGGCGATTTCGCGTCTGATCCGGCTATGCAGGGTGGCGATGAGATATGGCGTATTATTACCAATGGAGGAAATATGTTCAACATAGCCAGGGGATTAATGAACGCTACCGATCCTTACGGAGACAACTGGCAGGCGATGTACCGGGCTTTAAGGGACTGCAATATTTTTTTAGAGAATATCGATAAAGTGCCTGATATGGAAGCGCCCGAAAAAGCACGCTGGGCCAGTGAAGTGAAATTTTTAAAAGCTTACTATCATTTTATATTGGTAAGAATGTATGGGCCCATACCACTGGTAAAGCAAAACCTACCCATTTCGGCTACACCAGAAGAAGTAAAAGTGATGAGGGATCCGGTAGACTCCTGTTTCAACTATATTACCCAATTGATTGATGAGTCAGTAGAATACCTGCCTGTCGCTATCAACGACCCCATGAATGAGCTCGGAAGAGTGACGCTTCCCATTGCACTCTCTATTAAAGCGAAAGTGCTGGTTACTGCCGCAAGCCCTTTATTTAATGGCAACCAGGACCAGGTAGACCTAAAAAATCCAAACGGAGTAGCCTTATTCAATACGACCTACCAGGCGTCCAAATGGGAACGGGCCCTGCAAGCATGCAAAGAAGCGGTAGATGTATGTGAGAGCGCTGGTTACAAACTTTACCTGTTTGCGCCAACGGTTGGTGTCAATAATCTGTCAGATACCATTTCAACTCAAATGAGTATCAGGAACTCACTGTGCGAAAAATGGAACAGTGAGATTCTTTGGGCCAATACACAAACCAATTCCAGTAGTGTACAGGTTTTGGCGACTACATTTGTTGATCCTTTGTTCTTAGATAACTGGCCATTAAGAGGGGAGCTCTCGCCACCTATGAAAATTGCAGAACAGTTTTATAGTGCCAATGGTGTGCCCATTGAAGAAGATAAATTCTGGGACTATAGTTCGAGATATACTTTAAGGGAAGCTACAGAACAGGATCAGCTTTATGTAAGACGAAACTATTTAACGGCCCGCCTTCATTTTGACAGGGAGCCGCGTTTCTACGCCGACCTGGGTTTTGATGGCGGAGTTTGGTATGGGCAAGGGAAATACGATGATGCCAAACCGGATGAATTGTTTTACCTGGAGGCGATGGGAAGCCAGCGTAATGGCAGTAACCTGGCAGACAGAGGGACCATTACCGGATATTTTATCAAAAAATATGTACACTTCCAAAATGTGATTGGTGCAGGTACTGCTTATTCAGTTACTAACTATCCCTGGCCCATTATGCGGTTGGCCGATGTTTACCTCCTGTATGCAGAAGCCTTAAACGAGGTAAATGGTCCGGGCGAAACCGCTTTTCGTTACATAGACCTGGTAAGGGAAAGAGCCGGACTGAACGGGGTTGTGACCTCCTGGGCAACCTATTCGAACCAGCCGGATAAACCGCAAACAAAAGAAGGGTTAAGAAGCATTGTTAAACAGGAACGATTGATCGAACTGGCTTTTGAGGGACAAAGGTTCTGGGATCTGAGGCGGTGGAAAGATGCGGCATCGGCGCTGAACCAGCCCGTTGTTGGTTGGGACCTGAAGCAGAAAGTGGCTTCGGCTTACTATCGCCCTAAAGTGATCTTTGACCAGCGCTTTGGCACCAGGGATTATTTCTGGCCCATAAAAGATGAATATATATTAGTGAACAGGAACCTGGTGCAGAACACCGGTTGGTAAACAAATCTGTGAATCTTATAAGAAGGTAACATGAAAAGTAGAAATAGTATATTAATAACCTTATTAGTAGCAGGTGTTATAGTAATAACTTCCTGTGCGAAAACAGAGCGTCTGGACCACCTGGATATGTCTAAGCCGGCACCCGCGCAGGTATTTGATGTGGTGGTGCAGCCTACGCCCGGCGGCGGCATTATAAAATATAAACTGCCTGATGATGTTAATTTATCTTATGTAAAGGCTGTTTATGAAGTAAGGCCCGGCACTGTACAGGAAGCAAAAGCTTCCAGGTATTATGATACCATAAGGGTTGAAGGTTTTGGGCACATGCTGGATCACAGTGTAAAGCTGATCAGCGTGGGACGTAATGAAAAAGAATCAGACCCGTTAGAAATAAGCGTAAGGCCACTTACTCCTCCGGTATTGTCTGTTTTTACTACGATTGATCTTTCAGCAACTTTTGGCGGTGTAAAAGTGGCTTTTGAAAATCCCAGCAGGGAAAACCTGGCTATTGTGGTAATGTCTGATTCAACAGGCAAAGACACCTGGGCCCCGGTTACAACTTTCTTCACCAGTAGTCCTAAAGCCGCTTTTTCGGCAAGGGGCATGGCCAGTAAGGAAAGAAGGATAGGTATTTTTATAAGGGACAGATGGGGCAACCGTTCAGATACATTGGTTAAAGCCATAACGCCTTTGCCGGAAACCTTTATATCAAAAACCAATTTCAAGCTGGTGAAGCTTCCAACAGATACCTGGCAAAATACTTTTAACTACAACATAGAAAAAATATGGGATGGCGTTACCAATAACTCGGAAAACGTATGGATCGTTTCGGCTACTTATGCCGTACCTCAGTGGTTTACGCTGGATATGGGCCTCACAGCTACATTCAGCAGGATGAAAGTGTACCAGCGCAGGGCCTATCCCTATATCGCGCCCATGATCAAATCATTTGAAATTTATGGAAGTAATAACCCCGATCCCGATGGCGGATGGAATAACTGGCGACTGATGGGTTCTTTCACTTCGGTAAAACCCTCCGGGTTGCCCTTCGGATCTACAACTGCCGAAGACGTGGAGTATGCAGTAGTTAATGGAGAAGATTTTGACTTCGAGCCGGTAAATACCTTCCCTGCAAGATATATACGTTTTAAAACATTAGAAACCTGGGCGCCCGGCGGCGGGGTACAAACTTCCGAAATTTCATTCTGGGGTGAAGTAAATTAAACTGTTTAACATGAATAGGAAAATATTATTAACGGCATTAGCAGGCTTGCTCTTCTTTATAACTGGTTGTACAAAAATGGATAGTACCTATGAGCAGTATTTAGAAAAAGGCGGTATCATTTATCCCGGCCGGCCGGCGAAAGTTATATTAAACGGGGGTGATAATCGCATTAGGATCAGCTGGCCTAAAGGCCCGGATCCCAGTATTGTGAAGGTAAAGATAAGCTGGAACGTAGGAGCCGACTCGATAGTCGTTCCGGTAAGCGCAGGTATGGATACCATCAGCTGTATGATCAATAACCTGCCTGAGGATAGCTATTCCTTTACTATCATAACCTACGATAAAGATGGTCATAATTCTGTACCGCTGGAAGTATTCGGTACTACTTACGGTGCAAAATACCGGTCGAGGTTATTAGACCGGCCTGTATTGGCGGCCCAGCAAAAAAGCAGCGGAGAGGTATTTTTAGCCTGGGGTATCGCAGACGATAATCTTGGTGCATTGGGCACCGAGATAAAATATGTAAACCTCAAGGGTGATACAGTATATCGATTTGAAAGAAAGAATATCGATACCACTTTCTTCCAGGATTATAAATCGGGAACGAATTATTTTTACAGAACGCTTTTCCTGCCCGACTCTAATGCGATCGACACTTTTCGTACCACATTTACCAAAAAAGAAATAGTACCTTACGTACCGCCTGCTAAAATAGATCTCACCGCCAGGTACTTTAAAAACTATGCAGTGCCTTTTGTGGCCGAATTGTATGACGGCGCCCGTTTCGGAACTTTAAAAGACTGGACGATCAATAACGCTGTATTAAACCAGGGAGCAACGGGCAACAAGATCTACGGAGGTTACGATAATATTAACGGCGGACGTGCATTTGGTGTACAAAAATGGGGTGATGCAGACCCCGCAATCAATAATGGTAAAATTTACCAGACATTCTCCTTACCTGCAGGTGAGTATGAAGTTACGTGGACTACCGATGGCGCTACTTCAGCTGTGAACCGCGGTACACAGGCTCGGTACGTGGTGGCAGCCCTGGGTAACACTTTGCCTGATGTGACCGCTCTTTCCTCGGCACTTTCAAGCGCGAGCTTTGTTACCGGTGTAGACAGGTTCAATGTAAAAATTACGTTTACGTTACCGCAAAGCGCGCAGGTGTCTATTGGCATACTCATCAACTTTACAAGCGGCCAGCAGGCCTTCAGAGCAGGAGCCATCAAGTTGATGGGGCCGGATCTGTAAACACCGGCAAATAAAAAAACAAACTGAGATTATTAAGAACAGGATTAAAATGATACGTATAATGAAAAAGCTGGGTTGGATGTTGTCGGGAATACTGCTTATGATTACGGTTGCTAATGGACAGCGACAGATCCCTATAGCATCTCCCGATGGGAAATTGAAACTACTGCTTTCAATAGGCAAACAAATATCGTATTCCATGCAACATGCAGGCGATGTGCTGGTTGATAATGCCCGGCTTTCGATGACGCTTGCCGGTGGGGAAATATGGGGAGTAAGCCCGGTGGTAAAGAAGATCAGCAGATCTGAAAAAAACGAAACTATTCCTTATTATTTCGGTACCTCAGCCACCTTACAGAATCAGTATAAGGAGGTTGCTATTGATTTTAAAGGAGATTGGGGTTTGGTTTTTAGATTGTACAACGAGGGGGCTGCTTACCGTTTTGTGAACAGGCGGGAGACTGGTTTCAATATCATGGATGAAGAAGTGGGACTAAACTTTCCGGGCGATTTTCAAACGGTCACTAATTACACTTCAGGATCGAAAGACAAGCCTGCTCCTAAAGAAAAGCAGCTGGAAACCGCCTTTGAAAATTTTTACGATGTAATACCGCTTTCAAAAATAGATAGCCGCAGGTTGATCGTTCTTCCCCTGGTGATAGACGTGGGTAAAGATAAAAAGGTGATCATCACGGAGTCTGATCTCGAATCTTATCCGGGGTTGTATTTGAATCGTGTTGAAGGCGCTAATGCACTCAGTTCCTATTTTGCCGCCTATCCCGATGCCAAGCACCAGGGTGGCGGAAGAAATATACAGATGCTGGTAGATAAGCGGTTTGATTACATAGCAAAAGTGACAGGCAAGCGGAATTTCCCCTGGAGAGTTTTCGTAGTTACTACAAGAGACCAGGATATGCTTGGTTCTGAATTGGTATATAAGCTTGCTGAGCCGTCCAGGATCAAAGATGTTTCCTGGATCGAACCTGGCCTGGCCATGTGGGACTGGTGGCACGACAGGAATATGACACATGTTAGTTTTAAGACAGGTGTTAATACCGAAACCTATAAATACTATATCGACTTTGCTGCTGCTAATAACATGAAGTATGTGGTAGTGGATGAGGGATGGTCTGACCGGAAGAAAGTAGATCTTTTTGCGGTAGTTCCGGAGATGAACATTAAAGAGATTGTGGATTATGGAAAAAGAAAAAACATCGGCATTTTGTTATGGGCAGGTTACTGGCCTTTGGATAGGGATATGGAAAGAGCGTTTAAGCATTATGCTGAAATAGGGGTTAAAGGGTTTAAAGTAGACTATCTGAACCGCGATGACCAGGAAATGGTAGATTTCGTGTATCGTTCTTCAGCTACAGCTGCTAAGTATCAGATGATCCTCGATTTTCACGGTATTTACAAGCCAACCGGCATTCAGCGTACTTTCCCTAATGTTTTAAATTTCGAAGGGGTCATGGGTTTGGAAACTTCAAAATTTTCAGCGACAACGGATATGGTGGACAATGATGTTACGATACCTTTTATCCGCATGTTGGCGGGTCCTATGGATTATACACCCGGTGCTATGCGCAATGCGGCCAAAGGCAATTTCAGGGTAATCGGTAATCAGCCTATGAGTCATGGTACCCGTTGCAGGCAGCTGGCCATGTACGTAGTGTATAAGGCGCCACTGCAAATGATCAGCGATAACCCTTCCGAATACATCAAAGAACCCGAGAGCTTTGATTTTATAAAAACCGTCCCGGTAAGCTGGGACGAAACCGTAACCATCAATGGTAAACTAAGAGAACACCTGGCTCTCGCAAGGAGAAGCGGCCGCGATTGGTGGGTAGCAGGTATGACCAACTGGGACGAACGGACGATGGAGATGGATCTGAATTTTCTACCGGCAGGTAATTATGAAATGCTGTTATTCACCGATGGGATAAACGCAGACAGAAATGGTAGCGATTATAACCGCGAGATCAGGAATATAAAATCCGGAGAAAAGCTAAAAGTAAAGCTGATGCCTGGCGGAGGATTTGCTATGAAGCTCCGCAAAATTTAAAAAGAGCAACGAATTAGTAAAGATGACGATTCAAAAAATGTTAGAACTGAATTGCCAGCTGGGAGAATCACCCGTTTGGGACGCCGGGCGGTCGGCCATTTGTTGGGTGGATATATCGGGGCAGGCTATACATGAATTTAATACAGTATCAGGAGCGCAGCACACAGTTTTGCTCGGGCAACCTGTCGGTTGTATAGCGCTTTGCGATAATGGCGATTTTTTGGCAGCCTTGAAAGATGAGGTCGTAAGGATAGATCGTTTAACAGGAACCATGCAATCTGTAGTAACCGGTCCGGAGCGTCGCCTTTTAACCAATCGCTCTAACGATGGTAAATGTGATGCCAGGGGGAGATTCTGGTTTGGTACCAAATCATTTACCGATGAAACGGGCGCAGGCAATCTGTATTGCGTAGCAGATGGGATTTGCTCTTTACAAATTCCTAGAGTCACGATATCTAATGGTATTGCCTGGAGTTTAGATAATCGAACCATGTACTACATTGATACACCCACCTTCAAAGTGGTTGCTTATGATTATGACCTGGATACGGGTAGCATCAGCAATAAACGAACCGTAATTGAAATAGCTGAAGAAGAAGGTTTTCCTGATGGGATGACAATCGATACCGAAGGGATGTTATGGATCGCGCACTGGGGTGGCTTTCAGGTAGCGCGCTGGAACCCGTCAACCGGTGCCAAATTATCGGCTATTCGGCTTCCGGTAGCTAATGTTACTTCCTGTGTCTTTGGGGGAGCAACTTATGAAGACCTCTATATAACAACAGCGCGGGATGATATGAGGTTGGATAAAGATTCAATTGATAATGATGAGGGCTGTCTCTTTGTAGCAAGGCATTGTGGCTTTAAAGGATTGCCTGCGAATAGGTTTAATGTAAAAAACACTGAAAATTAATAAAAACGGAATCATGAGAAGATTTGAAAATCAGGTGGCAATAGTAACGGGTGGTGCAGAAGGTATAGGAAAAGCTGTAGGACTAAGATTAGCTAACGAAGGGTGTAAGATTGCTATTTTAGACCTTAATGAAGATTTGCTGAGCGAAACGGTAAAAGAGTTCACCAGTTTGAATTATATAGTAAAAGGTATTTCCATTGATATTAGTAAAGAACAGGCCGTAAGGGGTGCCGTGGATGAAGTGGAACAATTCTTTGGAAAGATAGATATCATGGTTAATTGCGCAGGGATAGTAGGGCCCAGCAACACCCGGATAACGGCTTATGAGCTGAGTGATTATGACAAAGTATACGATGTTAACCTGAAAGGTTCTTTTCTGATGACGAAGTACAGTATTTTAGCCATGGAAAAAAATAACTATGGAAGAATACTTTTGATGTCATCGATTGGAGGTAAAGAAGGCAACCCTTTTATGTGCGGTTACGCATCTTCCAAGTCGGGCGTTATGGGCTTAGTAAAAGGAGTGGGGAAGGAATATGCTAAAACGGGGATCACTATTAACGGGTTGGCGCCGGGAGTGATTAAAACTGCCATGAATGCCAATACCGCCGCAGAACAATTAGAGTATATGGTAAGCAAAATACCTATGGGAAGGCTGGGTACCGTTGAGGAGGTCGCAGCCATGGCTGCCTGGGTGGTATCAAAAGAGTCCAGTTTCAACACAGGCTTTATCTTTGACCTATCAGGTGGCCGTGCCACTTATTGATCAGGAAACTAAACAGGAATGAGAAAAAAAGTAGTCGTATTAGGTGGAAGCTCAGGAATTGGTAAGGCAGCTGCACAACGTTTTGCAAAAGAAGGATGGGAGGTGCTGGTGGCGGCCCCGGATATCGATAATGCAAGGAATGTAACGGCGGGTTTAACAGGTGAAAATCATCAGGCTTTACAGTTAGATGTTACAAATCCCGCATACCTGGAGCAATTACATACATATGTAGAAAAAGACTTTTTCCCCTTACATGCTATTGTTAATTCGATTGGTATCTCAAAATCGGTGGATGTGGTTCAGTCTGATTTTGAAGAGTGGGATAGTCTTTTGCAGGTAATGATGTATGGGGTTATTAAAGCAACAAGAATACTGATCCCCTTTCTTGTAAATGGAGGTCGTATCGTAAACGTTACTTCCATACATTGGAACCGCGTAGCAAGAGGGAGCTCTTCCTATGGAATGGCGAAGGCCGCTATTACGCAGTTTACCCGTTCACTGGCAGTAGAGCTGGCTCAAAAAAATATACTGGTAAATGCCGTAGCGCCGGGTTTTGTAAATACAGGCATGTCGGTAAAAGAAGACGGTAGAAATGAGCTGGATTCTGAATGGTTTAAAGATAACTATGTAAAGAATGATCACCTTCCGTTAAAGCGGGCGGCAGAGCCGGAAGAAATAGCGGGCGTAATATGGTTTCTATCCGGCCCCGATTCCAGCTATATCACGGGTTCTGTTATAACGGTAGATGGAGGCCTTACTATAACATTTTAATAGGATCTGGCCGGGTTGTATAAAAACTTAATTGCAGGTGTTATTGGAACCGATGATGCCCTGAACTAAAGCAAACAAAACAAATGAAAATAACTCGTGTTGAAACGCATGTATGTAATGCACGTATGCGCAACTGGATCTTCGTAAAAGTAATAACCGATCAGCCCGGTCTTTGGGGATGGGGAGAAGCTACCCTGGAATGGCATACCCGTTCGGTGGTAGGAGCAATTGAAGATGTATCGCAACTCATAGTGGGGGAAGACCCCAGGAGAATTGAACATTTATGGCAGATGATGAACCGGCAGCACTTCTGGCATGGTAATAACGTGGTTAGGGGGACAGCCATTAGTGGCATTGATATTGCGCTTTGGGACATCCTGGGTAAAATTCATAACGTTCCCAGTCATGAACTCATGGGTGGTAAAGTACGGGATTTTATCCGCCTGTATTCGCATCTGGGAGGTGGAAAGATGGAGGATTTTTACCAGACGAAGCCCGATGATGCCAACCGATTTGCAGAACTGGCATTGCAATCTGTAGCAGAAGGTTTTTCAGCTTTTAAGTCAATGGCAGTACCTGTTACTGATACTTTGGAAGGGTTGAAACCCATACATTATGCGGAAGCTTGTGTAGCTGCTATGCGCGATGCCGTAGGCGTTGATGTAGATATCATGGTTGATTGCCATGCACGTCCCAGCCCGCGTATGGGTATGCAATTTGCAAAAGCACTGGAGCCTTACGGTCTGTATTTTTTCGAAGAACCTTGCTGGCCTGAGCATATGACAGATATAGCCCGTATACAGGAATCTGTAACAACGCCTGTCGCAACTGGTGAAAGACTTACGTCTATACATGCTTTCAGAGATCTGTTGTCATTGCGGGCTGCCAGTGTCCTCCAGCCCGATATTGTTCATTGCGGAGGGTTGACTGCCGCTTTAAAGATCAGGGCGATGGCCGAAGCCTATGGAGTGTCCATAGCACCTCACAACCCGCAGGGACCTGTCAGTACTGCTGCCTCACTTGAATTCGGATTCGCTACACCCAACTATATTATTTGTGAAACCGTGCATAATGATGTGCCCTGGCGGGAAGAAGTAGTACAGGAAGGATTTTCCATCAACAAATCCAACCGTACGGTAACCCCTTCTGCGAAGCCGGGTCTTGGTATTGAGATCAATGAGGCTATCATTAAGAAACATCCCTTTGAACAGGAGTTGCCACAACGTGTTTTTTACAAAGATGGCGCCGTAGGGGATTGGTAAGGATGTCTCTCAACAGTAATGAATGCCTGCCCGATTTTGGCTGCTAAACAATAGATAGCGAAGGAGAGGTGGATTGATCCGGAAGCTGGTGAGCAACAATTCAAAAGAATGGATGTCAGGGTGAAATGAGCTGACCTGTCCGTCTTTAGTTTCCCTATATTCAAAATGATAGATATGTCCCGATTGCCTTTTAGCCTTTTACTGATAATATTTCCATTGAGCCTGGTCTGCTATAGCCAGGTTTTAAGTGGTGTAGATGACCTGGGCAGGATATTGCCCCAAAATAGTGTAGTGGGTGATCCGGTAAAGAACCGGCAGGTGGGTATGTTTTATTTTCTATGGCAGGGAGATGCCCGGTCGAAAGTTTCTGAACGCTCCTGGGATCTGACTGATATGCATGAAAAGAATCCCGCCATATTTAAGGATTTTCACCATCCGGGCTGGGGCGGAGGGGCTGGAATAGCGGGCAGGTACTATTTCTGGGGTGAATCCGTTTATGGTTATTATCGCGGCGATGATTATTGGGTGCATTTGAAAAATATACAGTTGTTAACTGATGCTGGCGTTGATTTTTTAGTGATTGATGCGACCAACCGGCTGATTTACGAAGAGCAGTCAGATATACTGTTTAAAGCAATTGAGGCAGTTCGTAAGCAGCATAAAAATCCGCCAAAGGTGGTGTACTATACCAATACGGCCTCGGGTGCTGCTATGCAGGATATTTACAATAAGTACTATAAAGAAGGAGCTCCTTACAGGTATCCCGATAGCTGGTTTTACCTCGATGGAAAGCCCTTGATTATTGGTATATCAAAAGAAGCTACAGGGTCTGATTATGCCGGTTTCTTTACTTTCAGGGAGTCGCAATGGCCCAACGAAAAGCAAAAGGTAAATGGGTGGCCCTGGATCGAATTTCAGCGTCCGCAGTATGTGTACAGCAATCATAAGGGAGAACGGGAGATTGTGAATGTTTCGGCTGCGCAGCATCCTAACCTTGAAGCATCCATGGGCGGTTCGGCGTTCTATGGTAAGACAGGTAACTGGGGAAGAAGCTTCCGTAATAATGAACCGGGTGATCCTTCTATCGATCTGCATTATGGTTACAATATCCAGGAGCAATGGGATTTTGCGATCCAACAAAATGTTCCCTTTGTTTTTGTAACAGGATGGAATGAATGGGTGGCAGGTAAGTGGCGATCCCAGTCAAAAGACACCAGCCAGTCGCTGTTCGTTGATCAGGCAAGTCCCGAGTATAGTCGGGATATAGAACCTTCGCTAACAGCAGGTTTGAGAGATCATTACTATATGCAACTGGTGGCCAACATAAGGCATTACAAAGGTATTAATGATGCCGGTGTTATATACAGGCAGGATAAAAGTGGTAAGGCTATTGACTGGGATCGTATACCTGTAGCTTACCAGGATTATACCGGTGATGTTTTACACCGCGATCATCCGGCTGCAACCTCTGAGCCGCTGATTGTATATAAGAATACCTCGGGAAGAAATGACATCGACAATTTAAAGGTAGCTGCCGGCAGGGACCGGCTGCATTTTTTTGTTCGTACCGTGGTTAACTTAACCTCAGCCAGGGAAGATAACTGGATGACATTATGGTTGAATACCGATGCCTCCTGCCGGTCTGGTTGGCTGGGGTATGATTACAGGGTCGTTAAAG belongs to Niabella yanshanensis and includes:
- a CDS encoding SMP-30/gluconolactonase/LRE family protein codes for the protein MTIQKMLELNCQLGESPVWDAGRSAICWVDISGQAIHEFNTVSGAQHTVLLGQPVGCIALCDNGDFLAALKDEVVRIDRLTGTMQSVVTGPERRLLTNRSNDGKCDARGRFWFGTKSFTDETGAGNLYCVADGICSLQIPRVTISNGIAWSLDNRTMYYIDTPTFKVVAYDYDLDTGSISNKRTVIEIAEEEGFPDGMTIDTEGMLWIAHWGGFQVARWNPSTGAKLSAIRLPVANVTSCVFGGATYEDLYITTARDDMRLDKDSIDNDEGCLFVARHCGFKGLPANRFNVKNTEN
- the dgoD gene encoding galactonate dehydratase; amino-acid sequence: MKITRVETHVCNARMRNWIFVKVITDQPGLWGWGEATLEWHTRSVVGAIEDVSQLIVGEDPRRIEHLWQMMNRQHFWHGNNVVRGTAISGIDIALWDILGKIHNVPSHELMGGKVRDFIRLYSHLGGGKMEDFYQTKPDDANRFAELALQSVAEGFSAFKSMAVPVTDTLEGLKPIHYAEACVAAMRDAVGVDVDIMVDCHARPSPRMGMQFAKALEPYGLYFFEEPCWPEHMTDIARIQESVTTPVATGERLTSIHAFRDLLSLRAASVLQPDIVHCGGLTAALKIRAMAEAYGVSIAPHNPQGPVSTAASLEFGFATPNYIICETVHNDVPWREEVVQEGFSINKSNRTVTPSAKPGLGIEINEAIIKKHPFEQELPQRVFYKDGAVGDW
- a CDS encoding DUF4998 domain-containing protein, whose translation is MNRKILLTALAGLLFFITGCTKMDSTYEQYLEKGGIIYPGRPAKVILNGGDNRIRISWPKGPDPSIVKVKISWNVGADSIVVPVSAGMDTISCMINNLPEDSYSFTIITYDKDGHNSVPLEVFGTTYGAKYRSRLLDRPVLAAQQKSSGEVFLAWGIADDNLGALGTEIKYVNLKGDTVYRFERKNIDTTFFQDYKSGTNYFYRTLFLPDSNAIDTFRTTFTKKEIVPYVPPAKIDLTARYFKNYAVPFVAELYDGARFGTLKDWTINNAVLNQGATGNKIYGGYDNINGGRAFGVQKWGDADPAINNGKIYQTFSLPAGEYEVTWTTDGATSAVNRGTQARYVVAALGNTLPDVTALSSALSSASFVTGVDRFNVKITFTLPQSAQVSIGILINFTSGQQAFRAGAIKLMGPDL
- a CDS encoding SDR family NAD(P)-dependent oxidoreductase is translated as MRRFENQVAIVTGGAEGIGKAVGLRLANEGCKIAILDLNEDLLSETVKEFTSLNYIVKGISIDISKEQAVRGAVDEVEQFFGKIDIMVNCAGIVGPSNTRITAYELSDYDKVYDVNLKGSFLMTKYSILAMEKNNYGRILLMSSIGGKEGNPFMCGYASSKSGVMGLVKGVGKEYAKTGITINGLAPGVIKTAMNANTAAEQLEYMVSKIPMGRLGTVEEVAAMAAWVVSKESSFNTGFIFDLSGGRATY
- a CDS encoding glycoside hydrolase family 97 protein; translation: MKKLGWMLSGILLMITVANGQRQIPIASPDGKLKLLLSIGKQISYSMQHAGDVLVDNARLSMTLAGGEIWGVSPVVKKISRSEKNETIPYYFGTSATLQNQYKEVAIDFKGDWGLVFRLYNEGAAYRFVNRRETGFNIMDEEVGLNFPGDFQTVTNYTSGSKDKPAPKEKQLETAFENFYDVIPLSKIDSRRLIVLPLVIDVGKDKKVIITESDLESYPGLYLNRVEGANALSSYFAAYPDAKHQGGGRNIQMLVDKRFDYIAKVTGKRNFPWRVFVVTTRDQDMLGSELVYKLAEPSRIKDVSWIEPGLAMWDWWHDRNMTHVSFKTGVNTETYKYYIDFAAANNMKYVVVDEGWSDRKKVDLFAVVPEMNIKEIVDYGKRKNIGILLWAGYWPLDRDMERAFKHYAEIGVKGFKVDYLNRDDQEMVDFVYRSSATAAKYQMILDFHGIYKPTGIQRTFPNVLNFEGVMGLETSKFSATTDMVDNDVTIPFIRMLAGPMDYTPGAMRNAAKGNFRVIGNQPMSHGTRCRQLAMYVVYKAPLQMISDNPSEYIKEPESFDFIKTVPVSWDETVTINGKLREHLALARRSGRDWWVAGMTNWDERTMEMDLNFLPAGNYEMLLFTDGINADRNGSDYNREIRNIKSGEKLKVKLMPGGGFAMKLRKI
- a CDS encoding SDR family NAD(P)-dependent oxidoreductase; this encodes MRKKVVVLGGSSGIGKAAAQRFAKEGWEVLVAAPDIDNARNVTAGLTGENHQALQLDVTNPAYLEQLHTYVEKDFFPLHAIVNSIGISKSVDVVQSDFEEWDSLLQVMMYGVIKATRILIPFLVNGGRIVNVTSIHWNRVARGSSSYGMAKAAITQFTRSLAVELAQKNILVNAVAPGFVNTGMSVKEDGRNELDSEWFKDNYVKNDHLPLKRAAEPEEIAGVIWFLSGPDSSYITGSVITVDGGLTITF